One genomic window of Halobellus limi includes the following:
- a CDS encoding prepilin peptidase: protein MFASVPDLLRLAVLPVLGWAAWRDIETRRVSTRTWYPLVGLGLLLLAWESVGHLSLATSADVLFFVRVAISLFLVAPIAYGFWWIGGFGGADAKALIAIAILLPTFPTYYFMGFTLPEVVTTLGVFSMTILTNTVVLAAGYPLALGVRNVLDGDVRFPVSFLGTRVGVADLATAHGRLYETPEGFSRNGLDIDALRMYLRWRGLSLDELRSDPDRFRDPGSVGETYDPTDGAVDVGGDDASVDSAEQGDGESGGSASPGGDAAGVESDGGVARESDGGSADSAADADDPWAAEAFLDSIEGSAYGTSPEKLRGGLDVLAEREEIWISPGIPFLVPIFVGTLAAFTYGDVVFGALEALSVL from the coding sequence ATGTTCGCCAGCGTTCCGGATCTGCTTCGACTGGCCGTCCTCCCGGTGCTCGGGTGGGCGGCGTGGCGGGACATCGAGACCAGGCGGGTGTCGACCCGGACCTGGTACCCCCTCGTCGGCCTCGGCCTCCTGCTCCTCGCGTGGGAGTCCGTCGGCCACCTCTCGCTTGCGACCTCCGCGGACGTGCTGTTCTTCGTCCGCGTCGCGATCAGCCTCTTTCTCGTCGCGCCGATCGCCTACGGCTTCTGGTGGATCGGCGGCTTCGGCGGCGCGGACGCGAAGGCGCTCATCGCGATCGCGATCCTGTTGCCGACGTTCCCGACGTACTACTTTATGGGGTTCACGCTGCCGGAGGTCGTCACGACGCTCGGCGTCTTCTCGATGACGATCCTCACGAACACCGTCGTCCTCGCCGCCGGCTACCCGCTCGCGCTCGGCGTGCGGAACGTCCTCGACGGCGACGTCCGCTTCCCGGTGTCGTTCCTCGGCACGCGGGTCGGCGTCGCGGACCTCGCGACGGCGCACGGCCGCCTCTACGAGACGCCCGAGGGGTTCTCGCGGAACGGCCTCGACATCGACGCCCTGCGGATGTACCTCCGCTGGCGCGGGCTGAGCCTCGACGAACTGCGTTCGGACCCCGATCGGTTCCGCGATCCCGGAAGCGTCGGCGAGACGTACGACCCGACGGACGGTGCGGTCGACGTCGGGGGCGACGACGCCAGCGTCGACTCCGCGGAGCAGGGGGACGGCGAGAGCGGCGGCTCCGCGAGTCCCGGCGGCGACGCCGCGGGTGTCGAGTCCGACGGCGGAGTCGCACGCGAGAGCGACGGTGGAAGCGCGGACTCGGCGGCCGACGCCGACGATCCGTGGGCGGCCGAGGCGTTCCTCGACAGCATCGAGGGGAGCGCGTACGGGACCAGCCCGGAGAAGCTCCGCGGCGGCCTCGATGTCCTCGCCGAGCGCGAGGAGATCTGGATCTCGCCGGGGATCCCGTTTCTCGTGCCGATATTCGTCGGGACGCTCGCGGCGTTCACGTACGGCGACGTCGTCTTCGGCGCACTCGAAGCACTGAGCGTGTTGTGA
- a CDS encoding ATP-dependent DNA helicase — MDPDRIPSSFPAPSYRGAQEEALSDIRDAFAAGNDVVLVRAPTGSGKSLLARAIAGAAATTDDVSPAEATDAYYTTPQVSQLDDVAADPLLDDLNVIRGKSNYTCILNGETDTPVDRAPCARQAGFDCSVRHRCPYFSDRAIASNRRIAAMTLAYFMQTAGSEVFRKRDVVVIDEAHGLAEWAEMYATVDLNPRTVPVWDDVGVPDVAADGDPLERTVRFAESLAGVAERAKDELLRKPELTPEEAARRDRLQELRSELQWFVEDYRNPESPTTWVVDQPDGEGSPITIKPLDPARYLHHTVWDRGNKFALLSATILNKEAFCRGVGLDPADVALVDVEHTFPVENRPLYDVTRGKMTYDEREETLPKVAKTLVRIMAAHPDEKGLVHCHSYAIQSELRKRLARLGLGGRVRAHDRENRDAELDSWKATDDPDVFLSVKMEEALDLAGDLCRWQVVCKAPYLNTNDSRVARRLEEGQWAWYRRAALRTVIQACGRVVRAPDDYGATYLADSSLLDLFERTRSDMPGWFREQVDRLSEPDLPEFDQVAAGGAAGSTSSTHGSQSSTTNRRRTSNREGGASTTGSSRPTGSNAGRSPSGGSDDDRSAHPLSDVWGDG; from the coding sequence GTGGACCCCGATCGGATTCCCTCGTCGTTTCCGGCCCCGAGCTACCGCGGCGCGCAGGAGGAGGCGCTCTCGGACATCCGCGACGCCTTCGCCGCCGGCAACGACGTCGTCCTCGTCCGCGCGCCGACGGGGAGCGGCAAGTCGCTCCTCGCGCGGGCGATCGCGGGCGCGGCGGCGACGACAGACGACGTCTCACCCGCCGAGGCGACCGACGCCTACTACACCACGCCGCAGGTCTCCCAGCTCGACGACGTCGCCGCCGACCCGCTCCTCGACGACCTGAACGTGATCCGGGGGAAGTCGAACTACACGTGCATCCTGAACGGCGAGACCGACACGCCGGTTGACCGCGCGCCGTGCGCCAGACAGGCGGGGTTCGACTGCTCGGTCCGACACCGCTGTCCGTACTTCTCCGACCGGGCGATCGCCTCGAACCGCCGCATCGCCGCGATGACGCTGGCGTACTTCATGCAGACCGCCGGCTCCGAGGTCTTCCGCAAGCGCGACGTCGTCGTGATCGACGAGGCCCACGGCCTCGCCGAGTGGGCGGAGATGTACGCGACCGTGGATCTGAACCCCCGGACGGTGCCGGTCTGGGACGACGTGGGGGTCCCGGACGTCGCCGCCGACGGCGACCCGCTCGAACGGACCGTCCGCTTCGCCGAGTCGCTCGCGGGCGTCGCCGAGCGGGCGAAAGACGAACTGCTCAGGAAGCCCGAACTGACGCCCGAGGAGGCGGCGCGCCGCGACCGCCTGCAGGAACTCCGCTCGGAGCTCCAGTGGTTCGTCGAGGACTACCGGAACCCCGAGAGCCCGACGACGTGGGTCGTCGACCAGCCCGACGGCGAGGGAAGCCCGATCACCATCAAGCCGCTCGACCCGGCGCGGTATCTCCATCACACCGTCTGGGACCGCGGCAACAAGTTCGCGCTCCTGTCGGCGACGATCCTGAACAAAGAAGCGTTCTGTCGGGGCGTCGGTCTCGACCCCGCGGACGTCGCCCTCGTCGACGTCGAGCACACCTTCCCGGTCGAGAACCGCCCGCTGTACGACGTGACGCGGGGGAAGATGACCTACGACGAGCGCGAGGAGACGCTCCCGAAGGTGGCAAAGACGTTAGTCCGGATTATGGCGGCCCATCCCGACGAGAAAGGCCTCGTCCACTGTCACTCCTACGCGATCCAGTCCGAACTTCGAAAGCGACTCGCCCGGCTCGGCCTCGGCGGTCGCGTCCGGGCGCACGACCGGGAGAACCGCGACGCCGAACTCGACTCCTGGAAGGCGACCGACGACCCCGACGTCTTCCTCTCGGTCAAGATGGAGGAGGCGCTCGACCTCGCCGGCGACCTCTGCCGCTGGCAGGTCGTCTGCAAGGCCCCCTATCTCAACACGAACGACTCGCGCGTCGCGCGCCGCCTCGAAGAGGGGCAGTGGGCGTGGTACCGACGCGCCGCGCTTCGGACCGTGATTCAGGCCTGCGGTCGCGTCGTCCGCGCGCCGGACGACTACGGCGCGACCTACCTCGCCGACTCGTCGCTGCTCGACCTGTTCGAGCGGACGCGGAGCGACATGCCCGGCTGGTTCCGCGAGCAGGTCGATCGACTGTCGGAGCCCGACCTCCCCGAGTTCGATCAGGTCGCCGCCGGCGGCGCGGCCGGATCGACGTCGAGCACGCACGGCTCGCAGTCGTCGACGACGAACCGCCGTCGGACGTCGAATCGGGAGGGTGGGGCGTCGACGACGGGGTCGTCTCGACCCACCGGCTCGAACGCGGGCCGTTCGCCGTCCGGCGGATCCGACGACGATCGATCGGCTCACCCGCTCTCTGACGTCTGGGGCGACGGCTGA
- a CDS encoding DUF7317 family protein encodes MYTHGLNTAMTLYRNGTLTLSQAASRAGRSTDAFATALVRHGITVREKQAGSRTAEGSVRAD; translated from the coding sequence ATGTATACCCACGGGCTGAACACGGCGATGACCCTGTACCGGAACGGAACACTGACGCTCTCGCAGGCGGCGTCACGCGCTGGCCGCTCGACGGACGCGTTCGCCACGGCGCTCGTGCGGCACGGTATCACGGTCCGCGAGAAGCAGGCGGGATCGCGGACGGCGGAGGGGTCGGTTCGGGCCGACTGA
- a CDS encoding 60S ribosomal export protein NMD3: protein MSSGDFCPRCGDPVPERADPLPGEPRERDAVLCDDCYFEDFDLVDAPDRIEVRVCSQCGAVHKGNRWVDVDAEDYTDVAIEQVTEALGVHLKAEDVRWGVEPEQIDENTIRMHCTFGGIVRDTYREETVTVPVYISRQTCDRCGRIAGGYYASIVQVRAEERTPTPEEEQRAVEIAESYVAEREATGDREAFISEITETDDGTDIKISTNQMGGGVAKRIVRELGGNVEEYPTLVTEDGDGNEVYRVTYAVRLPRFTPGDVVNPDDDEGPVLVRSVRGNLKGVRLTTGEPYEAAFEEGESPDARLLGTADEATETTVVTVEDEYAIQVLDPETYESKTVSRPSYVDSDADTVSVLKSRAGLHILPDSDERAE from the coding sequence ATGAGTTCGGGAGACTTCTGCCCTCGCTGTGGGGATCCGGTTCCGGAGCGCGCGGACCCGCTTCCCGGCGAGCCCCGCGAGCGCGACGCCGTCCTCTGTGACGACTGTTACTTCGAGGACTTCGACCTCGTCGACGCGCCCGACCGGATCGAGGTCCGCGTCTGTTCGCAGTGCGGCGCGGTCCACAAGGGCAACCGCTGGGTCGACGTCGACGCCGAAGACTACACGGACGTCGCGATCGAGCAGGTGACCGAGGCCCTCGGCGTCCACCTGAAGGCCGAGGACGTCCGCTGGGGCGTCGAGCCCGAACAGATCGACGAGAACACGATCCGGATGCACTGCACCTTCGGCGGGATCGTCCGCGACACCTACCGCGAGGAGACCGTGACGGTCCCGGTCTACATCTCCCGGCAGACCTGCGACCGCTGCGGCCGGATCGCCGGCGGTTACTACGCCAGCATCGTCCAGGTGCGTGCCGAGGAACGGACGCCCACGCCCGAAGAGGAACAGCGGGCAGTCGAGATCGCAGAATCGTACGTCGCAGAGCGCGAGGCGACCGGCGACCGCGAGGCGTTCATCTCCGAGATCACAGAGACCGACGACGGTACTGACATCAAGATCTCGACGAACCAGATGGGCGGCGGGGTCGCGAAACGGATCGTCAGAGAGCTCGGCGGCAACGTCGAGGAGTACCCGACGCTCGTGACCGAGGACGGCGACGGCAACGAGGTCTACCGGGTGACCTACGCCGTGCGGCTTCCGAGGTTCACGCCCGGCGACGTGGTGAACCCCGACGACGACGAGGGACCGGTGCTCGTCAGGAGCGTCCGCGGGAACCTGAAGGGCGTTCGGCTCACCACCGGCGAGCCCTACGAAGCGGCCTTCGAGGAGGGCGAGAGCCCCGACGCCAGACTGCTCGGGACCGCCGACGAGGCGACCGAGACCACGGTCGTGACCGTCGAAGACGAGTACGCGATCCAGGTGCTCGACCCCGAGACGTACGAATCGAAGACGGTCTCACGGCCGTCGTACGTCGACAGCGACGCCGACACCGTGTCGGTGTTGAAGAGCCGCGCCGGACTGCACATTCTCCCAGATTCCGACGAGCGCGCCGAGTAA
- the htpX gene encoding zinc metalloprotease HtpX: MEWKPDWGLRGRMVLTMFLLFALYLVFVGALWQTNSFAFLPLMGVFVLAQFFFSDKLALYSMGAKEVSEEEYPELHATVSRLSQQADLPKPTVAVADSRVPNAFAAGRSQKNSTVCVTTGLLRTLDRDELEGVIAHELAHVKNRDVMVMTIASFLSTVAFMIVRMGFWFGGGRNRQGGGGFLVAIVASLVVWIVSFFLIRALSRYREFAADRGGALITGRPSALASALLKIDGRMDKVPKEDLREQSEMNAFFIVPLKSDVIGRLFSTHPATEKRVDRLRDLERELESR; this comes from the coding sequence ATGGAGTGGAAACCCGACTGGGGACTCAGGGGCCGGATGGTCCTCACGATGTTCCTGCTTTTCGCCCTCTATCTCGTCTTCGTGGGGGCGCTGTGGCAGACGAACTCGTTCGCCTTCCTCCCGCTGATGGGCGTGTTCGTCCTCGCGCAGTTCTTCTTCAGCGACAAACTGGCGCTGTACAGTATGGGCGCGAAGGAGGTCTCCGAGGAGGAGTACCCGGAGCTTCACGCGACGGTGTCGCGGCTCAGCCAGCAGGCCGACCTGCCGAAGCCCACCGTCGCCGTCGCCGACTCGCGCGTCCCGAACGCGTTCGCGGCCGGGCGCTCACAGAAGAACTCGACGGTCTGCGTGACGACCGGTCTCCTCCGGACGCTCGACCGCGACGAACTGGAGGGCGTGATCGCGCACGAACTCGCCCACGTGAAGAACCGCGACGTGATGGTGATGACCATCGCGTCGTTCCTCTCGACGGTCGCGTTTATGATCGTCCGGATGGGCTTCTGGTTCGGCGGCGGGCGGAACCGGCAGGGCGGCGGCGGCTTCCTCGTCGCCATCGTCGCCTCGCTGGTCGTCTGGATCGTCTCGTTCTTCCTGATCCGCGCGCTCTCTCGGTACCGCGAGTTCGCGGCCGACCGCGGCGGCGCGCTCATCACGGGGCGTCCCTCGGCGCTCGCCTCCGCGCTCCTGAAGATCGACGGCCGGATGGACAAGGTCCCGAAGGAGGACCTCCGCGAGCAGTCGGAGATGAACGCGTTCTTCATCGTCCCGCTGAAGAGCGACGTCATCGGGCGACTGTTCAGCACCCACCCGGCGACGGAGAAGCGCGTCGACCGCCTGCGCGACCTCGAACGGGAACTGGAGTCACGCTGA